From the Pontibaca methylaminivorans genome, the window GCCTCAATGGCTTCGAACAGTTCGAGCACCTCGCGCCCGACGGCGGTCAGGCGCGCATGGCCGCCCCCGGCCCCGCCGCGGCTGCTCTGCACGAGCGGCTCGCGGAACATCGCGTTCATGTCCTCGACCAGCGACCACGCACGTTTGTAGCTCATGCCCATCTCGCGCCCCGCGGCCGATATCGACCCGGTGCGCTCGATGCCCGCAAGCAGCGCCGCCTTGCCGGGACCGAGCTTGTCGGTGTCCGAGAAATAGAGACGGAGGAAGAATTCAGGATGCAGCCTGGCCATGGCACAGCTTCGCCGATCGGCGCCCCGGGAGCAATCCGGGAGAGGCACGCCCCGCGGGGAACCACGGAAAAATCGGGGAAATCAACCCTGTCCGGGCGCGGCGCGGCGGAAAATCATGGAACCGAGGCGCTGACGGGGCGTTGAGTCAATCGGACTGCACCGGAGCGGGCCGAAGCGCAACGGATAATGAACGGAGCCGACAGTGTATCGCATCATCATTTCCCTGCTCGTCTTTCTTGTCGGTCTGATCGTGACGGCGGGGGGGATATGGCTCGCCGCGGTGGGCGGCTCCTGGTTCTATGTCCTGCTCGGCCTGCTGTTGCTTGGTGCGAGCGTCCTGACCTGGCGGCGCAACCGTTTCGGCATCGGCCTTTACGGGGTGACGCTGCTGCTGACGCTGGTCTGGTCGATCGGCGAGGCCGGTTTCGACTGGTGGGCGCTGGCGCCGCGCGGAGCGCTTCTGGCGGTGCTCGGCGTGCTGATGCTGCTGCCGTGGATGGTGCGCGCCATGCGCCCCGAATCCGGGCGTGAAGGGGCGCGGGGCGGTTATGAGCTCAATAGCGGCATCCTTGCCCTGTCGCTCGTGATCGCGGGCGGAGTCGCGCTCTATTCGGCCTTCTCGAACCCCCATGACACGCCGGGCAACCTGGGCGAGCGGGTCACGGTGGCCGCGGACCAGCCCGACGCGGGCGTGCCCGATGGTGAATGGTGGGCCTATGGGCGCACCAATGCCGGGCAGCGCTATTCGCCGCTGGCGCAGATCACGCCGGAAAATGTCGGCGCGCTCGAGGTCGCCTGGACCTATCGCACGGGCGAGACCCGCAGCGGCGTCGACCCCGAGGAGACCACCTACGAGGTCACGCCGCTCGTGATCGACGACACCATGTATATCTGCACCCCGTTTTCCACCGTGATCGCGCTCGATGCCACCACCGGCGAGGAGAAATGGCGGTTCGATCCGCAACTGAAACAGCCGCCGACCGCGACCACCCAGCACATGACCTGCCGCGGCGTGTCCTATCACCGGGCTGAAGCCGGGGATTTGCCCGACAATGTCACCCTGGCCACCGGTGATGCGGCGCCGGCCTCCTCGCCCGACGAACTTGTCGCGTCGAGCGCCGCCGAGGCAACCACCGATGCCGCCGGCGTGCCGCAGAACGTGGTGACGGGCGGCGCGGAGGCCGGTGCGCCCAATCCGGTCGTCACCCGCAAGGACGTGCCCGAGGACGTGACCCTGCCCGGCCAGTGCCTCGAACGGCTGTTCGTGCCGACATCGGACGGGCGGCTCATCACCATCAGCGCGCAGACCGGCGAGATCTGCCCGGGCTTCGGCGGCGGGAACGGCACCATCAACCTCTGGGCGAACATGCCCAATATCACGCCCGGGTCGTTCTATGCGACATCGCCCCCGATCGTCACCGAAAGCCTGGTCATCGTGAACGGCGCGGTGAACGACAATGCCTCGGTCGCCTCGCCCTCGGGGGTGATCCGCGCCTATGACCTTTATACCGGGGAACTGGTCTGGAATTTCGACAGCAAGAACCCCGATGCGACCATGCCGATCGCCAATGACGAGGCCTACAGCCACAACGCCCCGAATTCCTGGAGCGTGGCCTCCTATGACCCCGACCTTGACCTGATCTATCTGCCCATGGGCAACGAATCGCCCGACCAGTACGGCGGCGGGCGCGGTGAGAACACCGAGCGGTTCTCGTCCTCGATCCTGGCGCTCGATGCCTCCAGCGGGCGGGTGGTCTGGGATTTCCAGACCGTGCATCACGACCTCTGGGATTACGACGTTCCCGCCCAGCCGAACCTGATCAACCTCGAGATCGGCGGCGAAGCGGTCCCGGCGCTCGTGGCGCCGACCAAGCAGGGCGAGGTCTTCGTGCTGAACCGCGAGACCGGCGAGCCGGTGCTGCCGGTTTCCGAACAGCCCGCGCCGCAGACCACGGTCGAGGGCGACCATGCCGCCCCGACCCAGCCGCATTCGGCGTTGAGCTTCATGCCGCCGGTGCTGCGCGAGGCCGACATGTGGGGCACCACGCTGTTTGACCAGCTTTACTGCCGCATCCGGTTCCGCCAGCTCGACTACGAGGGGCCCTTCACCCCGCCCACCGAGCGCGGCACGCTGGTCTATCCCGGCAATTTCGGCACCTTCAACTGGGGCGGCGTGGCGGTCGATCCGGAACGCGGGATCCTGTTCGGAATGCCGGTCTACCTTGCCTTTACCGTCACCATGGAAAAGCGTGCCGACGAGATGTCGCGTGTGGTGACGCAGGAGGGCGACCCGATCTTCAACGAGAATTTCGGCGCCCCCTATGCGGCGATGATCGGGCCCTTCACCTCGCCGCTCGGCCTGCCCTGCCAGCAGCCGCCCTGGGGCTATGTCGCGGCGGCGGACCTGACCAGCGGCGACATCCTTTACCGCCATGTGAACGGAACCGTGCGCGACCTGTCGGGGCGGCTTGCGCTGCCCTTCGAGATGGGCGTGCCGGGAATCGGCGGGCCGATCATGACCGCGGGCGGTGTCGCCTTCCTGTCCGGGACGCTGGACGATTACGTGCGCGGCTATGACGTGAACAGCGGCGAGGAGCTCTGGCGTGCGCGCCTGCCCGCCGGGGGCCAGGCCACGCCCTCCACCTATGAGGGTGCGGACGGGCGGCAGTATCTGGTCGTGGTCGCGGGCGGCCACGGCTCGACCGGCACGCGCCCCGGAGACAGCATCATCGCCTATGCCCTGCCCTGAGCGGGGCGGGCGTGCGCGCGGCGCAAGGAAGGGGGCGCTGCCCCCTCTTGGCCTGCCGGCCAATTCACCCCCGGGATATTTCTGCCAGAAGAAGGCCGGGCGACTGCGGCGAGGGGGGTTGTCCTGCAGGCCCTCGGCCTGCGATAGTGCATGATCCGATCCCCTTTATGCCGAGCGAGTGCCGCCATGACCGAACCCAGCGCCGAGGAGGCCGCCGCCCACGCGGCGAAAAAAGCAAAGATCAAGGCGGCGCGCGACCGGATGATGGAGGAGAAAACCGGCGAAAAGGGGCTGGTCATCGTGCTGACGGGCCCGGGCAAGGGGAAAAGCTCCTCGGCGTTCGGCATGATCCTGCGCTGTCTTGCCCACGGGTATCCCTGCGCGGTGGTGCAGTTCGTCAAGGGCGCGCGCTACAGCGGGGAGCGCGACCTGATCACGGCCCGGTTCGGCGATCTCTGCGCCTTTCACACCATGGGCGAGGGATTCACCTGGGAGACGCAGGATCTGGCCCGCGACCGCGCTGCCGCCGGTGCCGCCTGGGACAAGGCGAAGGAGCTGATCCGCGACAGCCGCAACCGCATGGTTCTGCTGGACGAGATCAACATCGCGCTGCGCTACGAGTACCTCGACCTGCAGGAGGTGGTGGGTTTCCTTGCCGCCGAAAAGCCGCCCATGACCCATGTGGTCCTGACCGGGCGCAACGCCCGGCCCGAACTGATCGCCGCCGCCGATCTGGTCACCGAAATGACGGTGGTGAAGCACCCCTTCCGCGCAGGTATCAAGGCGCAGCCCGGCGTCGAGTTCTGATGCCCGCCGTCATGATCCAGGGCACCGGATCGGATGTCGGCAAGTCGCTTCTGGTTGCGGGGCTTTGCCGGGCGGCGCGCCGGCGCAGGATCACGGTGCTGCCGTTCAAGCCGCAGAACATGTCGAACAACACGAGGCTTTCCGCCGCCGGGCATGAAGTCGCCACTGCGCAGGCGTTGCAGGCGCTGGCCTGCGGGGCCGCGGCGGACAGTGACATGAGCCCGGTCCTGCTGAAGCCGCGCTCGGAAACCGGCTCGCAGGTCGTGGTGCAGGGCCGGCCGCTCGGGGCATTCGCGGCGCGGGATTATGCCAGGCTGAAACCGCAGCTTCTGGACGCGGTGCTGGCCAGTTTCGCACGACTCCAAGCGCGGGCCGAGCTTGTCATCGTCGAGGGAGCGGGCAGCGCGGCCGAGGTCAATCTGCGCCGGGGCGACATCGCCAACATGGGATTTGCGCGTGCCGCCGGTGTGCCCGTGGTGCTGACCGGCGATATCGACCGCGGCGGCGTCATTGCCCAGATCGTCGGCACGCGGGCGGTGCTCGACCCGCAGGATGCGGGGATGGTTCATGGCTTTATCATCAATCGCTTCCGGGGTGATCCCGATCTTTTCCGTGAGGGCTGCCGGATGATCGAGGAACGCAGCGGCTGGCGCAGCTTCGGCGTGCTGCCCTGGTTTTCCGACGCGCGCCTGCTGCCGGCCGAGGACACGCTGGCGCTTTCGAGCGGCGGCGCCAATGCCGGCGGCGGGGGAAGGCTGCGGATCTGCTGTCTTGCCCTGCCGCGCATCGCCGGTTTCGATGCGCTGGATCCGCTGCGGCTGGAACCCGACGTGCGGTTTTCCATGGTTCAGCCCGGCGAGGCCATCCCCGAGGTGGCTCTGGTCATCATCCCTGACAGCGCCGCGCCGCAGGCCGACCTTGCCGTTCTGCGCGCCGAGGGCTGGGACGTGGACCTTCGTGCGCATCATCGCCGTGGCGGGCGTATCCTCGGGCTTGGCGCGGGCCGGCTGATGCTGGGACAGCGGCTCGCGGAGCCGGGCGGCGCAGACGTTCCGGGGCTCGGCCTTTCCGAGGCGGATGCGGCGGACGGGCGGATCGAGGGCATGGCGCGGGCGGAGGTCCTTGCCGATGACGGTTTCCGGCGCCGCTGGCTGTCCCGCCTCGGCGCCACGCCGGTGGTCCGCGACTGGGGGCAGATGCTGGACGAGGTGCTCGACCGGCTGGCCGAACATGTCGAGGCGCATCTCGATGTATCCGCGATTTTCGCGCTTGCGCAGCAGGCAGGGGCCGGTGTCGCCGAACGCTCCGCACCCGGCGCAGTCAGGCGGTGAGCCCGGCCGAGTTCATCAGCAGCCGCAGCAGCAGCGCGATGATGCCAAGCACGAGCACCCCCGCGACCCAGAACAGCAGCATCCAGCCGATACGGCGCAGCCAGAGCCCGGCCCTGCCCCCGCGCCCGGTCATCAGTAACCTTCCTCCGGTTTCACCTTGCCGCGGAAGACGTAATAGGACCAGCCGGAATAGGCGAGGATGATCGGAATGACGATCAGTGCCCCGACCAGGGTGAAGCCCATGCTCGATTCCGGCCCGGCGGCCTCCCAGATCGACACATCGGGCGGGATGATATTGGGCCAGAGACTGATTGCGAGGCCGGAATAGCCGAGGAACAGCAGCAGCAGCGCCAGCCCGAAGGGTGCCGCCTGCCGCTGCCCGGAAAGCGCGCGCAGCAGCAGCCAGGTGGCCAGCACCACCAGCACCGGCACCGGGGCGAAATAGAACAGGTTCGGGGTCGAGAACCAGCGCGCCGCCACATCGGGATGTTCAAGCGGCGTCCAGAGGCTGACGGCGATGATGGCAAGGAACACCGCGCCGGTGACCGGACGGCCGAGGTCGCGCATGCGCGCCTGCAGGTCGCCCTCGGTCTTGAGCACGAGCCAGGTCACCCCGAGCAGCGCATAGGCGATCACCACCCCGAGCCCCACGAACAGGTTGAACGGGGTCAGCCAGTCGAGCGGCCCGCCCGCATGCACGCCGTTCTCGACCCGGAAGCCGCTGATGAAGGCGCCGAGCGCCACTCCCTGCGTGAAGGCGGCCGTATAGGATCCGGCGGCAAAGGCCCGGTCCCAGAAGGGACGGTGCGCATCATCCGCCTTGATGCGGAACTCGAACGAGACCCCGCGCCAGATCAGCCCCACCAGCATCAGGATGAAGGGGATGTAAAGCGCGCTCAGGATCACCGCATAGGCCAGCGGAAAGGCCGCAAAAAGCCCCGCTCCGCCCAGCACGAGCCAGGTTTCGTTCCCGTCCCAGATCGGGGCGACGCTGTTCACCATCAGGTCGCGGTCCCCACGCCGGCGCACGAAGGGGAACAGGATGCCGATGCCGAGATCGAACCCGTCGGTGATGACATACATCATCAGCCCGAAAGCGATGATGAGGGTCCAGAGAAGCGGAAGGTCGAGGGTCATCGGTTGTCTCCCCCGGTGTCGGGCCCAGTGTCGGGCCCAGTATCAGGCCCGGTGTCGGGGCGGCCGGCCGGGCCTTCGACCGCCGAAAGCGGCCGCGCGGGCCGTGCGTCCGGGCGCTGGCGGGGCCGGCCCTCGTCGGTGCCGAGCCGCGGTCCGCTCGCCACGAGCCGCAACATGTAGCGGGTTCCCGCGCCGAAGACGACGAAATAGACCACGATGAACACCACGAGCGAAACCGAGAGCATCAATGTCGAGTGATCCGAGACCGCGTCCTTCGTGCGCATCACCCCGTGGACGATCCAGGGCTGACGTCCGATTTCAGTCGTGAACCACCCGGCAAGCAGCGCGATGAGCCCCGAGGGCCCCATCACCAGCGCGAAGCGCAGAAACCATCCCGGCTGGTAAAGCGTGCCGCGCCAGCGTCGCCAGACACTCCAGATCCCGAGCGCCAGCATGAGCACCGCAAGCCCCACCATTACGCGGAAGCTCCAGAAGATGATCAGCGAATTCGGCCGGTCCTCGGGCGGGAAATCGGCGAGGCCCGGATACTGCCCGTCGAGGCTGTGGGTGAGGATCAGGCTGCCGAGGCGCGGCACCTCGAGCGCAAAGCGCGTCTCCTCGGCCTCCATGTCGGGCCAGCCGAACAGGATCAGCGGCGCGCCCTTGCCGGGTTCGTTGCGCCAGTGCCCCTCCATCCCGGCGATCTTGGCCGGCTGGTGTTCGAGCGTGTTGAGCCCATGCAGGTCGCCGATCAGGATCTGCACCGGCGTGACCAGAACCACCATCCACATGGCCATGGAGAACATGCGCCGCACCGGCTCGCTGTCGTTCCTGCGCAGCAGATGCCAGGCCGCCGCGGCGCCGACGAAAAGCGCGGTCGAAAGAAAGGCGGCCGTGGCCATATGGGTCAGCCGATAGGGAAACGAGGGGTTCATGATCACCGCGAACCAGTCCACCGGCACCACCTTCCCGTCGATGATCTCGTGACCCTGCGGCGTGTGCATCCAGCTGTTCGAGGCCAGAATCCAGAACGAGGAAATCAGCGTCCCGAGCGCCACCATGATGGTCGCGAAGAAATGCAGCCCGCGCCCGACCCGGTCCCAACCGAACAGCATCACCCCGAGAAACCCGGCCTCGAGAAAGAAGGCGGTCATCACTTCATAGGCCAGCAACGGCCCGGTGATCGAACCGGCAAAGGTCGAGAAATGGCTCCAGTTGGTGCCGAACTGATAGGCCATGACGATGCCCGAGACGACGCCCATGGCAAAGTTGACCGCAAAGATTCCCGACCAGAAACGGTAAAGTTCGCGGTAGGCGTCCCTGCCCCGCCACAGCCACAGCCCCTCGAGCACCACGAGATAGCAGGCGAGCCCGATGGTGATGGCGGGAAAGATGATATGGACGGAAATGGTAAAGGCGAACTGAATCCGCGCCAGTTCGAGAGCACCAAGTCCAAACATGTGGAACGCTCCTGCATCGCCCGTGACCACAGCCGCCCCGGGGGCCGGATCGCCTCATCCCGCCGGGGCCGCATTCGAAACCCACAGCTAGTGCAACCCGGCGCGCCGGAAAGCCGGGCCGCGGCGGGACGCCCGGAAATCAGTGCCCCCGCGCCAAGAGGTCGCAGCTTTTCGGGCGCATTTTGCGCGACCGATCCGCCCGCACCGACCCGCGGCCGCAAGGCCGGAGCCGACGGCGCACCGAGAATTACCTGCGGAAAGCTTTGACATTACTTTGTTCAGCTATTTATATTCCTTAGCTAAACCACATTATGGGAGGGAATAACTTTGACACTCAAACAAAATTTCAATCCGGTACGGTTGTTTGCACCGGCAGCGCTGGCCGCTGCCGGGATCGTTTTCACCGCCGCGCCCGCGGTCTCGGCCAGTCTTGAGGAACTGCAGGACGAGGGCACCATCCGCATCGCCGTCGCGAACGAGATTCCCTATGGCTATGTCGATCCCGCCGGCGAGGCCAAGGGCGCCGGGCCGGAAACCGCGATCCACATCATGGAAGAGCTTGGTATCGACAATATCGAATGGGTTCCCACCGATTTCTCCTCGCTCATTCCCGGGCTTCAGGCGGGACGGTTCGACATGGTGGCGGCCGAGATGGCGATCCTGCCGCAGCGCTGCACCAAGGCGCTGTTTTCCGAGCCGAACAGCTCCTATGGCGAGGGGCTTCTTGTGCTGAAGGACAATCCCAAGGACATCCACGCCTATACCGATTTTGCCGAGCGCGACGACCTCAAGGTCGCGATCATGGCCGGTGCGGACCAGCTTGAATTCCTGCAGGAACTCGGTGTGGCCGAGGGGCAGATGGTGACCATCTCGGCGAATTCCGACGCGGTTTCGGTGGTCTCCACGGGTCGGGCCGATGCCTATGCGGCGACCGGGCTCACCGCCGCCGACCTTGCCAGCAAGTCCGACGCGGTGGAACTGGCCGAGAATTTCGAGGATCCGGTGATCGGTGGCGAACCGGTGCGCAGCTGGGGCGGATTCGTCTTTGCGCAAGGCTCCGAGGATCTGCGCGATGCGGTGAACGAGGCGCTCGCGCAGTACAAGGAAACCGACGACTGGGCCGAGACGCTCAAGAGCTACGGCTTCAGCGATCAGGATCTTGCGGATTCGAACGAACGCAGCACCGAAGAGCTCTGCGCGGCGCAATGATGCCGATGCGGCGGGCGACCGCGCGCGGCCCGGCCGGCGACACGGGCCGCGGCACGGGCCGCGGCACCGGGACAGACACCCCGGTGCCCGGCGCTGACCGGCCCGGGCCCGCGCCATGAGCTGGAGCGAATATCTCCCGGTGCTCTGGCAAGGGGCCTGGGTGACGATCCAGCTCACCTTCTGGTCGACGATCCTCGGTGCCGTGCTCGCCTTTGCCGCCGGGCTTGGCCGGCTTTCGCATCGCGCCCCGCTCAGGTGGCTTTCGGTCGCCTATATCGAGATCTTCCGCGGCACCTCGCTGCTCGTGCAGCTGTTCTGGCTTTATTTCGCCCTGCCGCTCATCGGCGAGGCCATCGGCATCAACCTGCGGATGCCGCCGGTGGTCACCGGGGTGGTGGCGCTTTCGCTCAATATCGGCGCCTACGGGGCCGAGGTGGTGCGCGGTGCGGTGCAGGCCGTGTCGCGCCGCCAGCACGAGGCGGCGAAGGCACTGAACTTTACCCCGCGCCGGGCGCTGCTGCGCATCATTCTCCCGCAGGCCGTGCCCGAGATGATGCCGCCGTTCGACAATCTCGCGATCCAGAACCTGAAGGACACGGCGCTCGTGTCGCTGATCGCGCTTGGCGACCTGGCCATGCGGGCCGAGCAGTTGCGCAACTTCACGCAGGATTCGGTCACGATCTATTCCATGGTGCTGGTGATGTATTTCGGCATGGCGCTGGTCCTGACGGCGCTGGTGCGGCTGCTTGCGCACAGCCTCGGGCGCTGGCGCACGGGAGGGACATAGATGCTGTTCGGAATCGAATGGGACGCCAGCAGCAACTGGTCGCTTGCCGTCTCGATCCTGCCGATCCTGTTGCGCGCCATGGTGGTGACGCTCCATGCGGCGGTGCTCGGCTTTGCGATCGCGATGGTGCTGGGGCTGGTGCTGGCGGCGCTGAAGGCCGCGCCGGTGCGGCTGGTCTCGTGGCCCGCGCGCTTCGTGGCGGAGTTCCTGCGCGACACGCCGCTGCTCGTGCAGCTTTTCTTTCTGTACTACGTCCTGCCCGAATTCGGCATCGTCCTGCCGGCCTTCATGACCGGGGCGGTGGCGTTGGGGCTGCAGTATTCCGCCTATCTGGCCGAGGTCTACCGCGCGGGGATCGAAGCCGTGCCGCGGGGCCAGCTCGAGGCCGCGCGGGCGCTCGACCTGGCGCCGCGGCGCACCTTCACCCATATCGTGCTGCCGCAGGCGATCCCGCGCATCATCCCGGCCATGGGCAATTACCTCGTCTCGATCACCAAGGACGTGCCGGTTCTGTCGGTCGTGACCGTGCTCGAGATGCTGAACGTGGCCAAGATCATCGGCGACCGCACCTTCAACTATCTCGTGCCGCTCACCATGGTCGGGGCGCTTTACCTTGTCATGACGCTGATCGCCGCCCGCGGCGTGCGCTGGCTGGACATGAAACTGCCGAAAACCGGGATTGCATTGCGATGAGCGAACCGATCATCACCTTCGACGACGTCAGCAAGCGTTTCGGCGCGGTCACCGTGCTGGACGGGCTGGATTTCAACGTGGCCGAGGGGGAAAAGGTCACCATCATCGGCCCCTCCGGCTCGGGGAAATCGACGATCCTGCGGATCCTGATGACGCTCGAGCCGATCTCGGGCGGGACGGTCTGGGTCGACGGCGAACCGCTCTGGCACGAAAAGGCGGCTGACGGGTCGCTGAAGCGCCCCTCCGAGCGCCACATGCGCCACATGCGCACCAAGCTCGGCATGGTGTTCCAGAGCTTCAACCTGTTTCCCCACATGAGCGTGCTGCGCAACATCACCGAAGCGCCGGTGCAGGTGTTGAAGCTGTCGAAGGCGCAGGCGCGCGAACGGGCGGGCGACCTGCTCGAGATGGTGGGCATGAGCGATCACCGCGACAAGTTCCCCAACCAGTTGTCCGGCGGGCAGCAGCAGCGCGTGGCGATCGCGCGGGCGCTGGCGATGCGGCCCAAGATCATGCTGTTCGACGAGCCGACCTCGGCGCTCGACCCCGAACTTGTCGGTGAGGTGCAGGAGGTCATCCGCCGGCTGGCCGACGCCCATGACCTGACCATGCTCATGGTCACGCACGAGATGCGCTTTGCCCGCGAGATTTCGGACCGGATCTGTTTCATCGACAAGGGGCGCATCATCGAGGACGGCCCGCCCGAGGCCATCTTTTCCGATCCGCGCGAAGAACGCACGCGCGAATTCCTGGGCGCCCTGCTCGGCGAGGGTTGAGGCGCGCTCAGCCCCTGCCCGGCCCGCCGGGCCCGGCGCCGCGCAGGATCGCAAGGGCCTCTTCGGCGATGATCTGCTCTTCGTCGGTCGGGATCACGAGCGTGTCGATCCGCGCGCCTTCCGCCCCGATCCGCAGGGCATTGCCCGCATTCGCCGCCGCGTCGAGCTCGACCCCGAGCCAGGCCAGACGCTCGGCAACCGCCGCGCGGATCTGCGGCTGGTTTTCCCCGATCCCGGCGGTAAAGACCAGCACATCAATGCCCCCGAGCACCGAACCGAGACGCGCCACCTCGCCGGCAATGCGGCGGGTGAAGACCTCGATCGCCTCGGCGGCCTCCGGGCGGGTGCTGGCGAGCAATTCGCGGGAATCGGCGCTGATCCCGGACAGCCCGAGCAGCCCGGACTCGTGATAAAGCATCCGTTCGACCTCGCCCAGTGACCAGCCGCCGGGGCCGAGAAGGTGCAGCAGGAGGCCGGGATCGACCGAACCGGGCCGGGTCGCCATGGGGATGCCCTCGAGCGTCGAAAACCCCATGGAGCTTGCCCGGCTCAGCCCCCCGCTCATGGCGCAGAGGCTCGCGCCGCTGCCGAGATGCGCCGCCACCACCCGCGCCCCGCCGGCACCGAGTTCGGCAAGCCGGCGGGCGATCCAGGCATAGGACAGCCCGTGAAACCCGTAACGCTTCAGCCCCTGATCATGGAGATGGCGGGGAATGGCATAGCGCCGCTCGATCGGCTCCTGCATCATGTGAAAGGCCGTGTCGAAAGAGGCGCTCTGCATGACCTCGGGCCGCAGGCGGCGGATCGCCTCGATCAGTTGCACGCATTGCGGCTGATGCAGCGGGGCGAGGCGCTCGAAATCGCGGATCCGCGCGAATACCTCGTCCCCGATCGGCGCGGGGCCGGCAAACAGGTCGCCCCCGTGCACGACGCGATTGCCGATGATCGCGGTCCGGTCAAGATCGACATGGCGCGCCATCTGCCCGAGCGCCTCGCGCAGCAGCGCCACCATGTCGCCGCGATCGGCGGCGGCAAGGGGGTGAACGTGGCGCTCGCCGCCGAATTCCGCCCGCAGCGCGAAAGGCGCGCCGCGAAAGTCGATGGTGGCCGAGCCGATGCGCAGCGGCACATCTTCGGCGCGGAAGAGCCCCATCTTGATCGTGGACGAGCCCGGATTGACGGTGACGATCAGATCCCGGGTCATCGCACCGCCCCCTGCCGGCGGGCGGCGGTGATCTTGGCCAGCGCGACCGACGCGATCCGCGCCGTCAGCGGATCGGACCGGCTGGTCAGCACGATCGGCACCCGCGCCCCGAGCACGAGTCCCGCCGCCGTCGCCCCGGCGAAATAGATCAATTGCTTGGCCACCATGTTGCCGGCCTCGAGATCGGGAACCAGCAGCACATCGGCCTGCCCGGCCACGGGCGAGCATATGCCCTTGGTCGCCGCCGCCTCGGGGCTGATCGCGTTGTCGAAGGCAAGCGGCCCGTCCACCAGCGCGCCGGTGATCTGCCCCCGCGCCGCCATGACCGTGAGCGCGGCGGCATCGAGCGTGGCCGGCATGGCCGCGTTCACCGTCTCGACCGCAGCGAGCACCGCGACCTTCGGCTCCGCGATGCCGAGCAGGCGCAGCAGGTCGACCGCGTTCTGGCAGATGTCGCGCTTGTGGTCGAGCGTCGGCTGGATGTTCACCGCCGCGTCGGTCACGATCAGCGGTTTGGGATAGGCCGGCACGTCCATGGCATAGACGTGGCTCAGCCGCCGGTCGGTGCGCAGGCCGCCGTCGCGCGCCAGCACCGCACCGAGAAGCTCGTCCGTATGCAGGCTGCCCTTGACCAGCATCGCGACCCGGCCCGAAGCGGCAAGCTCCACCCCCCGC encodes:
- the ehuA gene encoding ectoine/hydroxyectoine ABC transporter ATP-binding protein EhuA — translated: MSEPIITFDDVSKRFGAVTVLDGLDFNVAEGEKVTIIGPSGSGKSTILRILMTLEPISGGTVWVDGEPLWHEKAADGSLKRPSERHMRHMRTKLGMVFQSFNLFPHMSVLRNITEAPVQVLKLSKAQARERAGDLLEMVGMSDHRDKFPNQLSGGQQQRVAIARALAMRPKIMLFDEPTSALDPELVGEVQEVIRRLADAHDLTMLMVTHEMRFAREISDRICFIDKGRIIEDGPPEAIFSDPREERTREFLGALLGEG
- the ehuC gene encoding ectoine/hydroxyectoine ABC transporter permease subunit EhuC encodes the protein MSWSEYLPVLWQGAWVTIQLTFWSTILGAVLAFAAGLGRLSHRAPLRWLSVAYIEIFRGTSLLVQLFWLYFALPLIGEAIGINLRMPPVVTGVVALSLNIGAYGAEVVRGAVQAVSRRQHEAAKALNFTPRRALLRIILPQAVPEMMPPFDNLAIQNLKDTALVSLIALGDLAMRAEQLRNFTQDSVTIYSMVLVMYFGMALVLTALVRLLAHSLGRWRTGGT
- the ehuD gene encoding ectoine/hydroxyectoine ABC transporter permease subunit EhuD — translated: MLFGIEWDASSNWSLAVSILPILLRAMVVTLHAAVLGFAIAMVLGLVLAALKAAPVRLVSWPARFVAEFLRDTPLLVQLFFLYYVLPEFGIVLPAFMTGAVALGLQYSAYLAEVYRAGIEAVPRGQLEAARALDLAPRRTFTHIVLPQAIPRIIPAMGNYLVSITKDVPVLSVVTVLEMLNVAKIIGDRTFNYLVPLTMVGALYLVMTLIAARGVRWLDMKLPKTGIALR
- a CDS encoding acetate/propionate family kinase, coding for MTRDLIVTVNPGSSTIKMGLFRAEDVPLRIGSATIDFRGAPFALRAEFGGERHVHPLAAADRGDMVALLREALGQMARHVDLDRTAIIGNRVVHGGDLFAGPAPIGDEVFARIRDFERLAPLHQPQCVQLIEAIRRLRPEVMQSASFDTAFHMMQEPIERRYAIPRHLHDQGLKRYGFHGLSYAWIARRLAELGAGGARVVAAHLGSGASLCAMSGGLSRASSMGFSTLEGIPMATRPGSVDPGLLLHLLGPGGWSLGEVERMLYHESGLLGLSGISADSRELLASTRPEAAEAIEVFTRRIAGEVARLGSVLGGIDVLVFTAGIGENQPQIRAAVAERLAWLGVELDAAANAGNALRIGAEGARIDTLVIPTDEEQIIAEEALAILRGAGPGGPGRG
- the ehuB gene encoding ectoine/hydroxyectoine ABC transporter substrate-binding protein EhuB, whose amino-acid sequence is MTLKQNFNPVRLFAPAALAAAGIVFTAAPAVSASLEELQDEGTIRIAVANEIPYGYVDPAGEAKGAGPETAIHIMEELGIDNIEWVPTDFSSLIPGLQAGRFDMVAAEMAILPQRCTKALFSEPNSSYGEGLLVLKDNPKDIHAYTDFAERDDLKVAIMAGADQLEFLQELGVAEGQMVTISANSDAVSVVSTGRADAYAATGLTAADLASKSDAVELAENFEDPVIGGEPVRSWGGFVFAQGSEDLRDAVNEALAQYKETDDWAETLKSYGFSDQDLADSNERSTEELCAAQ